A part of Saccharomonospora amisosensis genomic DNA contains:
- a CDS encoding NAD-binding protein, producing MPFFLSRLLARFTLLTSWFTPIAVTVFVFVTSWPLMALAEPEGSALVLPENYWWYFVVTAATVGYGDFFPESAAGHVVGAYVITGGIVTLTTVFTKMASVLEGARGRRMQGSITVKASGHTVLLGYTPGRTERIARELLHGIDGTLVLCAWDEVGTHPMAEELIDYVRGDLTDEETLRRAGVHTARSVLVDARDDNEALAVALAVDHVITDAHVVVTLRDMERASLLGYIGEHVRCVQWHTPRMITEEITSPGIAEMYAELLTYGGANTYSVTLPESLGPVPVDRCRVTLGRRHGVTVLAARTGERLMVNPGWGDELPPGAVLYYVSSSPLTSEQVEQALRPDGTDRS from the coding sequence GTGCCGTTCTTCCTGTCCCGGCTACTGGCCAGGTTCACGCTGCTCACCTCATGGTTCACCCCGATCGCCGTCACCGTGTTCGTCTTCGTGACGAGCTGGCCGCTGATGGCGCTGGCCGAACCCGAGGGCAGCGCGCTGGTGCTGCCGGAAAACTACTGGTGGTACTTCGTCGTGACCGCGGCCACGGTCGGCTACGGTGACTTCTTCCCCGAGTCGGCCGCGGGCCACGTCGTCGGCGCGTATGTGATCACCGGCGGGATCGTCACGCTCACGACGGTGTTCACGAAGATGGCCTCGGTGCTTGAGGGAGCGAGGGGACGCCGAATGCAGGGATCGATCACCGTGAAGGCGTCCGGGCACACGGTTCTGCTCGGATATACCCCGGGGCGCACCGAACGTATCGCTCGGGAACTGCTGCACGGCATCGACGGGACCCTGGTGTTGTGCGCCTGGGACGAGGTGGGGACCCACCCGATGGCCGAAGAACTCATCGATTACGTACGCGGTGACCTCACCGACGAGGAGACCTTGCGCAGGGCCGGGGTCCACACGGCACGCAGCGTGCTTGTGGACGCCCGTGACGACAACGAAGCGCTCGCCGTCGCGCTGGCCGTCGACCACGTCATCACCGATGCCCACGTTGTGGTGACGCTGCGCGACATGGAACGCGCATCGCTGCTCGGCTACATCGGCGAGCACGTCCGGTGCGTGCAGTGGCACACCCCTCGCATGATCACCGAGGAAATCACCTCACCCGGAATCGCCGAGATGTACGCGGAGCTGTTGACATACGGCGGGGCCAACACCTACTCGGTAACGCTGCCGGAGTCGCTCGGGCCGGTGCCGGTCGACCGGTGCCGCGTCACACTCGGCCGCAGACACGGTGTCACCGTGCTCGCGGCCCGCACCGGCGAGCGGCTCATGGTCAACCCCGGCTGGGGGGACGAGTTGCCCCCCGGCGCCGTGCTGTATTACGTCAGCTCAAGCCCGCTCACCTCCGAGCAGGTGGAGCAGGCACTGCGGCCCGACGGCACCGACCGGTCCTGA